GAGCGCTCTTCCAGCCTAATACATGCTTAGCACCTTCCGTCAGCATACCTTTAAATCCCATGCTGGCAACCAAGGCACCGATATCATTCGAATAAATCAAGCTTGAATTACGGAACACCTTCGGAGTCTGTCCGAATACCTGTTTGATCTTTTTCTTCATACGGTCTACTTCCTCCCGGAAACACTCCTCGTTAGCCAATGAAGACAAGCCATGTGAATAAGGTTCACACAAAAATTCGCAGCAACCGGTTTCATTCAACTGATGCAACAATTCGATCACTCTGGGAGCATACACTTCCAACTGTTCCATTGCCACACCTGAGATTGAAAATGCCACTTTAAATGCTCCGTTATTTTCTTTTGCCATTTCAAGCAAGGTTGTCAGAGCAGGAATATACGAACGTTCTGCAATATCACTGATACTGCGTTCGTTTTCATAATCATCATAATAGTAATGATCGGTACCTATATCAAAGCAGCGATAACGTTTCAGATGAATAATTTGATGTATTTCAAAATAAAGACAGATTGTTTTCATATCTAGTTATTGTTTTATTATTTACCGTAATTCTTTAAAACATCCTCGTAAAGTGCGCGGATTCGCAAACCGACTTTTTCCCATGTAATGCTGTCGACCTCCTTCTTTCCTTCTTCCTGAAGATATTTGAAAAGAGACTCGTTCGTACAAATAGAATAAATAGCATCGGCCATTGCATTGATATCCCAATAATCCGTTTTAATCACTTTATCAAGAATTTCACCGCATCCGGACTGCTTTGAGATAATAGAAGGCGTTCCGCACTGCATAGCTTCCAACGGAGCAATACCAAAAGGTTCGGAAACGGAAGGCATCACGAACACATCACTGTTTTTATACGCTTCATACACCTGGCGTCCGCGCTGGAAACCCGGGAAATGGAAACGGTCGGCAATACCACGTTCGGCAGCCATATTGATCATGGCATTCAGCATATCACCCGAACCCGCCATTACGAAGCGAATGTTGCGTGAACGCTTCAACACTAAAGCCGCTGCTTCAACAAAGTATTCCGGTCCTTTCTGCATGGTAATACGTCCAAGGAACGTAACCACTTTTTCTTTCGGATGCTCCGGACGAGGTATATCCAGCAATTCCTGCGAAAGCGGATAAACCGCATTGTGCATAGCAAAACATTTACGAGGATCCTGGTGATATTCACGGATAACCGTCTGACGAGTCAGTTCCGATACACACATGATACAATCTGCATGATCCATACCGTTCTTCTCCATCGCATATACGGTTGGATTCACCTTTCCGCGTGAACGGTCGAAATCGGTAGCATGAACATGGATACACAAAGGTTTCCCGCTCACTAATTTGGCGTGTACGCCTGCCGGATAGGTCAACCAGTCATGTGCATGAATGATATCGAATTGCTGCTGTCGCGCAATAACACCGGCTATGATAGAAAAATTATTGATCTCGTCATGAAGATTCCCCGGATAACCTCCGGCAAACTCCATACATCCCAGATCATTGACATGCATGTGAGAGAAATCGGCATAAATATGGTCGCGGAAAGCATAATACTGTTCCGGGGTCATATAATGAGGCAGTCGCGACTTGAGATAATTATAATCAACATCACGCCACACAACAGGTACCTGATTCATACCTATGATGTTCAAAAAGCCTTCTTCTTCTCCGGTCGGCTTCGGAAGACAGAAAGTCGTTTCCACATCTCCCTGCAAACTCAATCCTTTAGTGATACCATAAGATGCAACTGCAAGACCACCATATATTTTGGGAGGAAATTCCCATCCAAACATTAATACTTTCATATTGGCTCCTCCTATTAATAATTGTATTTACTCAATAAATATAACACTCGCAATATTTCTGCCACATTCATAGCAAAAGAAACAGCACCGCGTCCTTTGAAAGGAGGATTACCATCAAACAGTTCTGAAATAGAACCGATACAGTGAGATGACATTTCATCTTCATAACCAATCAAATAGCGTTCAATAAAGCCCAGGGCACTCATTTTATAAATACGAAGATAAGCTTCGAAATAAAAACCTGCCAACCAAGGCCATGCAGTACCCTGATGATAAGCATAATCGCGCTGAATCTGAGCACCTACATAATTCGGATTATAACCTCCGCTCTTCGGACTCAACGAACGAAGACCTTTTGGCGTAAGCAATTCCTTCGTTACAATATCAAGCACTCCTTTTTTCTGACTGGCATTCAAAGGAGAGTAATCAAAAGCTACGGCAAATATCATATTAGGACGTACACTCCAGTCCATCATATTTCCATCCACATAGTCTAATAAATAACCGTACTCGTTCAAAAATGTTTCCACAAACGACTTGCCGCTTCTTTCTGCCAAAGCAGACAATTCTGTGCTTAAATTTTCATTTCCGGCTTCGCCCAGTAATTCACCGGTAAAGCGTAGGGCGTTATACCATAAAGTATTTATTTCTACGACAAAACCAGTTCTCGGTATTACAGGCCGGTCGTTGACGGTAGAGTTCATCCATGTAACGGCCTTCTCCGTTCCGCGAGCATACAGCAAACCGTTGTCGAGTAAAGACAAATTAGGATGTTTGTTGCTGCGAATAAATGCCATGATATCTTCCAACAATACACCGTATTTCTCACGACATGCATCACGCGACACCATTTTAGCATACTGCTGGATACACCACACAGCCCAAAGCAAAATGTCAGGATGCTCCATTTCATAGATTCTCAGGTCGCTTGGCTCATTATTCATGAAAGCATACACAGCTTTACGGGCTGTTTCCATCACGACTTCATATTTAGACTTTTCGTCGATAGCCAGCGTCAGTCCCGGCAAAGATATAAACATGTCGCGAGCGCGGCACTTGAACCAGGGATAACCGGCCAGGATATAATATTCACCACCTTGCTTATTCAAAAATTGGTGGGCAGCATTGATCAGACAATGTTTGAATGTGTCGCGCGGAGTACGCTCTTCCATCTCTTCTTCAAATGTCTTTTTCAACGCACGTGTATTCGTCTCGGAAACACCGCCGGAGAAAACGACACTTTCACCTTTCTTTATATCTACTTCAAAATATCCGGGCACATAGAGATCTTCATTAAAATCATATCCTCTCTCCTGCTCTTTCGGATATTCGATACCTCGATACCAGTCCGGTTGAAAATGAAACTCATTCTTTTTATTTAACTGCATATACAATTCGGGATATCCCGGATACATACATGTCTTGATACCGTTTGTGACAACCTGATACTCACGACTGGCCTGGGCATTCTCGTGCGTATACTGACGTACACTGCGAAACGCCAAAAACGGACGTAAGCGCAACGTTGTAGCAGAATGTGCATCCAGCAGCGTATATCGAATCAAAATTCGGTTTTCGTGATGAACAAAAAGCTTTTCTTTTTTCAAAACAACTCCACCTACCCTATAGATAGTGGTCGGCACTTTCTCACATTCAAACTCACGGATGTACTTATGTCCGTTCGGACTATAATTATCACCCTGATACTTATGAAGACCTAAATTAAATTCAGCCCCATGTTGTATAACTGTTTCATCCAACGATGATAACAACACATGGTTTTCATCATCTAGTTCTGGCACCGGAATGACAAGTAATCCATGATACTTTCGCGTGTTACAATCCGCGATAGTTGTGCAGTGATAGGCTCCCGAACGATTCGTACGAAGAATCTCCCTGGGTAGAGACTCCTCCAGGTTTGTCATAAGAGTCTTGTCAAATTTAAGATAACTCATAATTTTATATTTGGTTTTAAGTTTATGCTTATATAATTAAAATGTCATGATATTCCGATCAAATGTATCACATAAAAACTAAAAAAACAAACTCACTTTCATATTTATTTAGAAACTCCTTTAAAAAAAATATCTGGAAACATTGATAAATAACCATTTAGAAATCAAGCCACGACTCTGAATGTGTTATCAAACACATAAATAAATGTTAAAACAAGAAAAGGCTATACTCAATGAATATCTTAGAGTATCGAAAAAAAGAAGCATTAGAGAGACAACCCGCGAATGAGCACGAGAACTCAAGAGCAACAATTCCCCTGGAAAGGATACAAAATAAAGGATCTAAACAATATTTTCTGCTGATATAACTGGTTGTCGATAATTGTGGGCAAGCCTGTTGACAATTATGGGCAAGCCTGTCGACAACTGTCAACAAGCCTGCCCACAATTATCGACAACAAATTATATCGAATTATAAATCTATAAATCCATAGATGTTTGTTTCGTCAAAACAGGTATTTTTTTCCATCTTTGTACTCACAAATAAACTATTCATAAGAAGAAACGATTATATAATATATAATGTATAAGAAATATGACACAGACAGTAAATAATCCATTCTTTCAAAGATACAATACCCCTTTCGGAACTCCGCCTTTCAACGAAATAAAGACGGCTCATTACGAACCGGCTTTTGAGGAAGGCATCCGGCAACTGGATCAGGAAATACAGGATATTGCCAATAACAACCAACCTGCTACTTTTGAGAATACAATTGTAGCCCTGGAGCGTAGCGGCAAACTACTGGACAAAGTGAGTTCGGCCTTTTTTAATATACTCAATGCAGAAGCAGATGACGAAATGATGGATATTTCACAAAGAGTATCCCCAAAGCTGTCGGAAAGCTCCAACAATATATTTCTCAATGAAAAATTATTCGCACGGGTAAAAACTGTTTACGAACAGAAAGAACAACTCGCTCTTTCGCCCGAAGATGCTAAATTACTGGAAGATACTTTCGAATCATTTTCTGTTCGCGGTGCCAACCTGAGCGCGGATGATAAAGAGAAATACCGCAAACTCAGTACAGACCTGAGCGTACTATCCCTGACTTTCGATCAAAACGCGCTAAAAGATAAAAACAGGTATGAATTACTCCTTACCGATGAAAAAGACCTGGCAGGACTGCCCGAAAGCATACGTGAAGCTGCGGCCCACCGGGCAAAAGAGAAAGGGAAAGAAGGTTGGCTGTTTAACCTGACTGCTCCCAGCTACGTTCCATTCATGCGCTACTCGGCTTTACGCCCGTTACGCGAAACGATGTACCGGGAATATATGAGTGTCGGAAACAAAGGCGATGAATATGACAACAAAGAACTCATTCGCCGGATCGTCAATATCCGGCTGGAAATAGCCCGGCTGATGGGACACAGCACATACGCCGAATATTCGCTTAAAAGAACAATGGCTAAAACGCCAGCCAATGTTTACCATTTACTGGAACAATTGCTGGAGGCCTATAAACCGGTTGCCGTCAACGAATACAATGCCGTGCAAGGTTTTGCCATGGGAGCTGAAAAGGAGAACATCACCGTTATGCCCTGGGACTGGAGCTATTATTCCGAAAAACTGAAAGATATCCGTTTCAATGTAAACGATGAGATGACGCGCCCGTACTTCGAACTGAACAATGTTAAAAACGGAGTATTCGGACTTGCCACACAGTTATACGGTATCACTTTCAAGGAAAACAAGGAAATACCCGTTTACCATCCGGAAGTCGATGCCTACGAAGTATATGATGCCGACGGTAAGTTTCTCTCCATCCTGTATACCGACTTCCATCCGCGCGACGGGAAACAATCGGGAGCCTGGATGAACAGCATCAAGGAACAATATAGCGAGGCCGACGGTAATGACAGCCGTCCCCAGATCATCATCGTGATGAACTTCACGCGCCCGACGGAGACCAAACCGTCTCTATTGACTTTCGATGAAGTAAATACACTTTTGCATGAATTCGGACATGCCTTGCACGGAATGCTGGCCAAAGGAAAATATGCCAGCCTTTCCGGAACCAATGTGTACCGTGATTTTGTCGAACTCCCATCCCAGTTGATGGAAAACTGGTTGACGGAAAAAGAATTTCTAGATCAGATCGCCGTACATTACGAAACGGGAGAAAAGATACCGCAGGAACTTATCCGTAAACTGGTCGATGCTTCTAATTTCAACACAGGGTATTTCTGTTGCCGCCAGTTAAGTTTCGGCATGCTCGATATGGCATGGCATACACAGACGGAACCGTTTGAAGGAGATGTGATCGCTTTCGAAAAACAGGCATGGGCACGCACCGTTATTGTCCCTGAAGTCCCGGGTACATTGATGAGCAGCAGTTTCGGACATATCTTCTCCGGAGGATACGCTGCCGGGTATTACGGATACAAATGGGCTGAAGTACTGGATGCCGACGCATTCTCCGTCTTCAAGAAAAACGGGATATTCAACCGCGAAACAGCCCGGTCATTCCGGGAAAATATCCTTTCCAAAGGAGGAACGGAAGACCCGGCAGTCTTGTATAAACGTTTCCGCGGACAGGAACCGACCATCGACGCACTGCTCATCAGAAACGGCATCAAACAGGCTGAACCGAAAGCGAATGGCAATTGATATAAAAATAGCTAAACATACAATAGTTAAATCAATTATATTTACCTTTGCCAGCTAAAATAATAAGTACAAAATCAGGTAAACCATGTGCGAAAAAACAGAGAAGCAATATGAACTGGATAAACGTTATCTGAGAATGGCTGCAGTCTGGGCCGAAAATTCATATTGCAAACGGCGACAGGTCGGTGCACTGATAGTTAAGGACCAGATGATTATTTCCGATGGATACAACGGAACACCTGCCGGTTTTGAAAATGTCTGTGAAGATGAAAACAATGTAACCAAACCCTATGTGTTACATGCGGAAGCGAATGCCATTACAAAAGTGGCAGCATCTTCTAACAGCAGCAAAGGAGCTACGATCTACGTGACTTCGGCACCTTGTATAGAATGTGCCAAACTGATCATCCAATCGGGCATTAAGCGTGTTGTATATTCAGAAAAATACCGGATGGAAGACGGATGTAATTTATTGCAGCGCGCCGGTATTAGTATAGATTATATTGATATAAACGAATAAATATACGTTTTTATGGACAAAAACAGAAGGTTAACCATTTGGTTACCTGTTATCATTGCAGCAAGTATTGCCCTCGGTATCTTTATCGGGAACAATTATCTTTCTCTTACTCAACATGGCAAACGCCGGATGTTTTCCAGTGGAAATAAAATAAATGCCATACTCGATATTATCGACGAACAATATGTCGATACAGTCAATATGGGGAAGCTGGTGGAAGGCACAATACCTAAAATATTCAGCGAACTGGATCCTCACTCCGTTTATATTCCTGCCGAAGATGCAACGATCGTAAACGAAGACCTGGAAGGTTCATTCAGCGGTATCGGGGTTTCATTCAATATGCAGACAGATACTATCCTGGTGATCAGCGTCATCCCTAAAGGTCCAGCCGAAAAGGCCGGATTATTGCCGTTTGACCGTATCATCACGATTAACGACTCTATTTATTCCGGCAACAATACCAGCCAGGCGAAAATCATGCGTACCCTGCGCGGTGCGAAGAACAGCACGGTTAAGCTAGGCGTAAAGCGTGGAGGCGTTCCCGACCTGCTTTATTTTGATGTGACACGCGGCGACGTTCCGGTTAATTCCGTGGATGTTTCTTACGAAGTCAGCAAAGGTATCGGGTATATCAAAGTCAGCAAATTCGGACGGACAACCTATAACGAGTTTATCACGGCAATTGCCAAGCTGAAAGAAGCAGGATGCAGCTCCTTCGTTATCGACTTGCGCGGAAACACCGGCGGCTATATGGATGCTGCCATCAATATGGTCAACGAGTTCATGCCGGAAGGACGGCTCATCGTTTACACGGAAGGTAAAGCTTTCCCTAGAAACGACGTATATACCAATGGAACCGGCACCTGCAAGGAAGCTCCGATCGTTGTCCTGACAGACGAGTTCTCGGCTTCCGCCAGCGAAATCTTCTCCGGAGCTATTCAGGATAACGACCGTGGACTGATCGTCGGCCGCCGTACCTATGGAAAAGGCCTGGTTCAATCGCCGATCAAACTCAGCGACGGCTCTGAGATCAGGCTGACCATCGCCCGTTACTATACACCGTCGGGACGAAGCATCCAAAAAGATTATAAATTGGGAGACTCTGCCGACTATGACCAGGATTTGTATAACCGTTTCATTCATGGTGAATTTGATTCTGCCGACAGTATTAAAAATACGCACACAGAAAAGTATCACACCATGATCGGACGAACTGTATACGGCGGCGGCGGTATCATGCCGGATATTTTCATTCCGCGTGACACAAGTGGAATCACAACCTATTTCACCAGCATTGTGAACAGCGGAACACTTTACCTGTATGTTTTGGAATATTCTGATCAGAATCGTGAAAAGTTATCATCATTCAAGACTTATCAGGATCTGTACAAATATTTACAGTCTCAACCCTTGTTGTATGACTTCACGAACTTTGCAGCATCCAAAGGTATCAAGAAACGTCCGAACCTGATCAACATCTCCGGCAAACTGATTGAAAACCAACTGCAGGCCTATATCGTACGGAACTTCTTCGACGAAGCCGGATTCTATCCGATCTTCCTGAAAGACGATCCTACCTTACTTCGTGCCATCCAGATCATAAACGAAGGGAAATCCATTCCTACTTTAGAGAAAAAAGATGCAGACAAAGGAATTGCAAGAATCCAAGCAACACCTTCGAAAATACATAGCCTCGCTAAAGAGCTCGTACGAGAAGACTACACTGCTTGATTTTTCAGATAAAATACAGATGCGGCTGGAAGAGACTGAACTCTTCCGGCAGGCTCGCTGCATCGCTTTATACAATGCCATTCCCGGAGAAGTGCAGACTGCCGGTTTACTCGAAAAATGGTTTGATAAAAAACAACTTCTCCTGCCGTTAGTTGTCGGCAACGATCTGCGTTTATTACCTTACAAAGGTCTCGATACATTAAAACCCGGAGCTTTCGGCATTCTGGAACCGATCGATCCGAAAACGACAGTTCCGGAAACGGATATCGATCTGATTATTGTACCCGGCGTGGCATTCGACCGCCAATTGAACCGCATGGGACGCGGCAAAGGATATTACGACCGGTTATTATCAACTTTACAAGTGCCTAAAATTGGAATTTGTTTCGACTTTCAGCTACAGGACATGATTCCAATCGAACCTTTCGACAAGAAAATGGACATGATCATTACAGAAAAGGAAGTTATTACCGGATAATGATATCATGGATAACAGTTGCGCCGGCATATTCATTCAGGCTCTTCACCAGCCGCTCACGGCATAAAGTAAGCTCACTCCTCAATACGGCAGAAGTCAGCGATACATATAATATATGATCGCGTACATATATATTGCGCGTATACTGCATAACCATCGGTCCGAGCACCTCTTTCCAGGCACGTTCAACCCTGATCTCCAGGATCTTTTCATACAGTTCCGTATTATCTTCAAAGAAATCTCTCAGAACTTCACCGATTGCTTGTGTATTCTTCCGCTTCATTCCGCCTCCTCCATAGGTTGCACTTCACCTTGTTCTACTTTGAACAAAGCATAGTCATGATTCATCGCCTGCAATATTTCATCCAGATATTTACGGTTCGTATCCGTAATAAATATTTGCCCGAAACCATCGCCGCTCACCAGCTTAATGATCTCCGCCACACGTGAGGCATCCAGTTTGTCAAAGATATCATCCAGCAACAAGATCGGAGTCGTATTCCCTTTCTGAGCCAGAAAAGCAAACTGAGCCAACTTCAAAGCGATCAGGTACGTCTTATTCTGTCCCTGAGAGCCGACCCTGCGAATCAGGTTCTCATCCAAAGTCATTTCCAGCTCATCCTTGTGTATTCCATTGGAAGTATATCCTAAAATCCGGTCACGTTCCCTGTTGGCAGCCAGCGATTCCGACAAATCTTTCTCCTCCAACTGCGAGATATAACGCAAACCGACCCGTTCCGTCGAACGGCAGATCGTCTGGTAATATTCATTAAAGATAGGAATAAAACTCTCGACCAGCAACTGCCTCTTTTCAAAAACCATCCGTCCGTACATTCCCATCTGCATTTCCAGCACTTCATACAACGAGGCATCCATACTTTGATTTTTGAGAAGTACATTCCGTTGAAGCAACGCTTTGTTATATTGTATCAGGGCATGCAGGTATTGTTTGTCCTGTTGAGAAATGATCAGGTCTAGAAAGCGGCGGCGTTCATCACTTCCACCCCGGATCAAATCCGAATCCGCCGGTGAAACCATAACCAAAGGCAGCAACCCGATATGTTCGGACAGTTTATCATATTCCTTTTTATTCCGTTTGAACTGTTTCCGCTGCCGACGACGGATAGCACAGAAGATTTCCTCCGTCCTTCCCTCATAATCATACGCTCCCTGAATGACACACATATCCTGATCGTTGTTGATGATCTGTGTATCAGGCGTATTTATATGGCTCTTGCAAAACGAAAGATAATGGACCACATCCAGCAGGTTCGTCTTCCCCATCCCATTATTTCCAAAGAAACAATTCATTTTGGGTGAGAAAGCGACTTCCGCCTGAAGGATATTTTTATAATTGAGAATAGAAAGCTTTTTGAGTATCATCTGCACTTTATTAATCGTACAAAATTAAAAAATATACTTCTAAGTATAGATTATATCAGTAAAAAAAACTACTTTTGCGCTTTGAATTGCCATTGGCATAAATCAGTAGATAAAAATAATAAATAACTATAACACATTATGGCTACTAAGGAAAAAAACACCAACACGGAGTTAGAAGTAGAAGAAATTGTTTCGAAGTCGGAACAGTTCATTGAAAACAATTCAAAAAAGATCATTTACGGAATTATAGCTATCGCACTCGTTGTTGGAGCTGTTTTAGGAATTAAACACGGTTATTTGATTCCCCAGGAAAAGAAAGCAGCCGCTGCTATGTTTAAAGGAGAACAGTATTTTGCTAAGGACTCTTTCAATTTGGCATTGAACGGTAATGGCGCCGACTTCGACGGTTTTGAAGGAATCATCGACCAATATGGAAGCACGACTTCCGGCAATTTGGCAAAAGCTTATGCAGGTATCTGCTATTTCAAAATGGGTGATACGGAAAAAGCTCTTGACAAACTGAAATCATTCAGCGGAGACGACAACATGATTTCTCCGGTTATCATCGGTCTGATCGGTGACTGTTATGTAAATATGGGTAACATCAAAGAAGGCATCAGTTATTTCGAAAAAGCTGCCAAGAAAGCAGACAACGAAGTGATCAGCCCGGTTTACCTGAAGAAAGCCGGTATCGCTTACGAAAACCAAAAACAGTATAGCGATGCAGTTAAAGCATACACGACTATCAAGGAAAAATATTTCAATTCAATGGAGGCTGCCGATATCGATAAGTATATCGCCCGCGCTTCTGCTGCTAAATAATATAATTCATACGATATAAACTATATAAGAGGATGTCCCGTCAAAAAAGGCATCCTTTTATTTTAAATATAGAGTTATGGCTACAGCTTATCAAAATTTATCAGATTACGACTTCAACAGCGTTCCGGACGGCTCTGAAATGACCTTCGGTATTGTAGTCGCAGAGTGGAATAAGCACATCACAGAGAAATTACTGGAAGGTGCCTGCAACACACTGGAAAAACATGGCGTGAAACCGGAGAATATATATGTTAAACGTGTACCGGGTAGTTTTGAACTGACTTTCGGTGCAAAACGTATGGCTGAAACAAAAGATGTGAACGCTGTGATCGTTTTAGGATGCGTCGTGAGAGGCGACACTCCGCATTTTGATTATGTTTGCTCAGGCGTTACCCAAGGTATTACCGAACTGAATCTGATGTATGATATTCCATTCATTTTCGGTCTGTTAACTACTGACAACATGCAGCAATCAGAAGATCGTGCAGGCGGTAAGTACGGAAATAAAGGGGATGAAGCAGCAGTGACAGCATTAAAAATGATACATTTTTCTGACTAAACGCTTGCAGGTTTCAAAAATAATCGTACCTTTGCATCGCAATTGAAAATAATAGGGGCAGTTACCAGAGTGGCCAAATGGGGCTGACTGTAACTCAGCTGTCTTTCGACTTCGGTGGTTCGAATCCATCACTGCCCACTAACTTTTCAAAAGCAATTAAAATTGCGGAAGTAGCTCAGTTGATAGAGCATTAGCCTTCCAAGCTGAGGGTCGCGGGTTTGAGCCCCGTCTTCCGCTCTCAAGAAAAGGATAATCGAAAGGTTATCCTTTTTTTGTATATAAAAATCCCGACTTTCACAAGCCGGGATTTTCCGATTTAACCAAAACTTATGAAAAATTACGAAAATCAA
This is a stretch of genomic DNA from Parabacteroides chongii. It encodes these proteins:
- the recF gene encoding DNA replication/repair protein RecF (All proteins in this family for which functions are known are DNA-binding proteins that assist the filamentation of RecA onto DNA for the initiation of recombination or recombinational repair.), with the protein product MILKKLSILNYKNILQAEVAFSPKMNCFFGNNGMGKTNLLDVVHYLSFCKSHINTPDTQIINNDQDMCVIQGAYDYEGRTEEIFCAIRRRQRKQFKRNKKEYDKLSEHIGLLPLVMVSPADSDLIRGGSDERRRFLDLIISQQDKQYLHALIQYNKALLQRNVLLKNQSMDASLYEVLEMQMGMYGRMVFEKRQLLVESFIPIFNEYYQTICRSTERVGLRYISQLEEKDLSESLAANRERDRILGYTSNGIHKDELEMTLDENLIRRVGSQGQNKTYLIALKLAQFAFLAQKGNTTPILLLDDIFDKLDASRVAEIIKLVSGDGFGQIFITDTNRKYLDEILQAMNHDYALFKVEQGEVQPMEEAE
- a CDS encoding tetratricopeptide repeat protein translates to MATKEKNTNTELEVEEIVSKSEQFIENNSKKIIYGIIAIALVVGAVLGIKHGYLIPQEKKAAAAMFKGEQYFAKDSFNLALNGNGADFDGFEGIIDQYGSTTSGNLAKAYAGICYFKMGDTEKALDKLKSFSGDDNMISPVIIGLIGDCYVNMGNIKEGISYFEKAAKKADNEVISPVYLKKAGIAYENQKQYSDAVKAYTTIKEKYFNSMEAADIDKYIARASAAK
- the ribH gene encoding 6,7-dimethyl-8-ribityllumazine synthase; the protein is MATAYQNLSDYDFNSVPDGSEMTFGIVVAEWNKHITEKLLEGACNTLEKHGVKPENIYVKRVPGSFELTFGAKRMAETKDVNAVIVLGCVVRGDTPHFDYVCSGVTQGITELNLMYDIPFIFGLLTTDNMQQSEDRAGGKYGNKGDEAAVTALKMIHFSD